One genomic window of Nitrososphaera sp. includes the following:
- a CDS encoding response regulator, whose translation MEILVAEDEAQIAELYKIALEDRGHSVQIESDGEKAVNAYMSAFRTKTVPNKEERIRNGTFPFDALVLDYRMPKKDGLTVAKEVLEVNPHQRIIFASAYVRETLVDSVKNLKQIVELLQKPFDLETLVDTIEDKKIYEELAKINVKIKSLKELNPTHEQLRDLLEGIKILHKNSTAMRAAA comes from the coding sequence ATGGAGATTCTCGTTGCTGAGGACGAAGCTCAGATTGCCGAACTTTACAAGATTGCACTTGAAGACCGCGGTCACAGCGTCCAGATTGAGAGCGACGGCGAAAAAGCCGTAAATGCCTACATGAGCGCGTTTAGAACGAAGACTGTTCCAAACAAGGAAGAAAGAATTCGCAACGGGACCTTTCCATTCGATGCCCTGGTACTGGACTACAGGATGCCCAAAAAAGACGGGCTCACAGTTGCCAAGGAAGTCCTCGAGGTAAACCCGCACCAGAGGATAATCTTTGCATCCGCTTACGTTAGAGAAACCCTGGTTGATTCTGTCAAGAATCTAAAGCAGATAGTCGAGCTTTTGCAAAAGCCTTTTGACCTGGAAACACTCGTTGACACAATCGAGGATAAAAAAATCTACGAGGAACTTGCCAAGATTAACGTCAAGATAAAGTCACTCAAGGAGCTCAACCCGACACACGAGCAACTTCGAGACCTGCTCGAAGGAATCAAAATTCTGCACAAAAACAGCACGGCCATGCGCGCGGCTGCCTGA